One Mycolicibacterium sarraceniae genomic window carries:
- a CDS encoding acylphosphatase, whose product MAGPDVRLTAWVHGHVQGVGFRWWTRSRALELGLTGYASNQADGRVLVVAQGSRAAGERLLELLRGGTTPGHVDTVIADWSAAGETLRGFVEK is encoded by the coding sequence TTGGCCGGACCTGACGTCCGGCTGACCGCCTGGGTGCACGGCCACGTGCAGGGCGTGGGTTTCCGCTGGTGGACGCGGTCGCGGGCCCTGGAGCTAGGCCTGACGGGCTACGCGAGCAACCAGGCCGACGGGCGGGTGCTGGTCGTGGCGCAGGGTTCCCGCGCGGCCGGCGAGCGGTTATTGGAGCTGTTGCGGGGCGGAACGACGCCCGGTCATGTCGACACCGTGATCGCCGACTGGTCAGCTGCCGGTGAGACGCTGCGCGGTTTTGTCGAAAAGTAA
- a CDS encoding OsmC family protein, giving the protein MTDLWVERTGVRRYTGRSSRGAEVLIGSETDEGVFTPGELLKVALAGCSGLSSDQPLRRRLGDDYPAVIRVSGPADREQERYPLLEEKLEIDLSGLSAEDVERLVVVVNRAIEQVCTVGRTLKSGTDVQFEVADVGRT; this is encoded by the coding sequence ATGACCGATCTGTGGGTGGAACGCACCGGCGTGCGGCGCTATACCGGGCGTAGCAGTCGCGGGGCTGAGGTGCTGATCGGTTCGGAGACCGACGAGGGCGTCTTCACCCCCGGTGAGCTGCTCAAGGTCGCACTGGCCGGCTGTAGCGGGCTGAGCAGCGATCAGCCGCTGCGCCGCCGGCTGGGCGATGACTACCCGGCCGTGATCAGAGTCTCCGGGCCGGCCGACCGGGAGCAGGAGCGTTACCCGCTGCTCGAGGAGAAGCTCGAGATCGATCTGTCCGGACTGTCCGCCGAGGACGTTGAACGCCTGGTGGTGGTGGTCAACCGGGCGATCGAACAGGTCTGCACCGTGGGGCGCACTCTCAAATCCGGCACCGATGTCCAGTTCGAGGTGGCCGACGTTGGCCGGACCTGA
- the mutM gene encoding DNA-formamidopyrimidine glycosylase has product MPELPEVEVVRRGLQAHVAGKTITAVRVHHPRAVRRHEAGAADLTARLLDAKIIDTDRRGKYLWLNLSDDTALVIHLGMSGQMLLGEIPNTNHLRIAAVLDDGTPLSFVDQRTFGGWQLADVVVVDGSRVPEPVAHIARDPLDPLFDRETVVTVLRRKHSEIKRQLLDQTVVSGVGNIYADESLWRAKINGARLAEKLTRRELGELLDAATEVMREALGQGGTSFDSLYVNVNGQSGYFDRSLNVYGREDLPCPRCGTAIRRDKFMNRSSYYCPKCQPRPRG; this is encoded by the coding sequence ATGCCTGAACTGCCGGAGGTCGAGGTCGTCCGGCGCGGCCTACAAGCCCACGTGGCCGGCAAGACGATAACCGCGGTGCGCGTGCACCATCCGCGCGCGGTGCGCCGACATGAAGCGGGTGCGGCCGATCTGACCGCTCGGCTGCTCGATGCGAAGATCATCGACACAGATCGGCGCGGAAAGTACTTGTGGCTCAACCTCTCCGATGACACCGCTCTGGTGATCCACCTGGGGATGAGCGGGCAGATGCTGCTCGGCGAAATCCCCAACACCAACCATCTGCGGATTGCGGCGGTGCTCGACGACGGCACCCCGCTCAGTTTCGTCGACCAGCGCACCTTCGGCGGGTGGCAGCTGGCCGATGTTGTCGTGGTCGACGGCAGCCGGGTCCCCGAGCCGGTGGCCCACATCGCTCGCGACCCGCTTGACCCGCTCTTCGATCGCGAGACCGTTGTTACGGTGTTGCGCCGCAAGCACTCTGAGATCAAGCGGCAGCTGCTCGATCAAACCGTGGTCTCCGGCGTCGGCAACATCTACGCCGACGAGTCGCTGTGGCGGGCCAAGATCAACGGCGCCCGACTGGCCGAGAAGCTGACGCGCCGCGAGCTCGGCGAGCTGCTCGACGCGGCCACCGAGGTGATGCGTGAGGCGCTGGGGCAGGGTGGCACGTCCTTCGATTCGCTCTACGTCAACGTCAACGGCCAGTCGGGTTACTTCGACCGGTCGCTGAACGTCTACGGCCGCGAGGATCTGCCCTGCCCGCGCTGTGGCACGGCAATCCGCCGGGACAAGTTCATGAATCGCTCGTCGTACTACTGCCCGAAATGCCAGCCGCGTCCGCGTGGTTGA
- the rnc gene encoding ribonuclease III yields MPEELLTLALTHRSYAYEHGGLPTNERLEFLGDAVLGLMVTDELFHRHPDRSEGDLAKLRASIVNTHALADVGRALTDDGLGAYLLLGRGELNTGGADKSSILADGMESLLGAVYLTHGIDTARKVIMRLFGALLDTAPTLGAGLDWKTSLQELSASKGLGPPNYLVTSTGPDHDKLFTATVVVGETEYGTGVGRSKKEAEQKAAAQAWQAIKGQQPDA; encoded by the coding sequence ATGCCGGAAGAGTTGCTGACGCTGGCGTTGACCCACCGCAGCTATGCCTACGAACACGGCGGCCTGCCCACCAACGAGCGGCTGGAGTTTCTCGGCGACGCGGTGCTTGGGCTCATGGTGACCGACGAGCTATTCCACCGCCACCCGGACCGCTCCGAAGGCGACCTGGCCAAGCTGCGCGCCAGCATCGTCAACACCCACGCGCTGGCCGATGTCGGGCGCGCACTTACCGACGACGGGCTTGGCGCGTACCTGTTGTTGGGCCGAGGTGAGCTCAACACCGGTGGGGCCGACAAATCCAGCATCCTGGCCGACGGGATGGAATCGCTGCTGGGTGCGGTGTACCTGACGCACGGTATCGACACCGCACGCAAGGTCATCATGCGGTTGTTCGGCGCTCTCCTGGACACCGCGCCGACGCTGGGCGCCGGGCTGGACTGGAAGACCAGCCTTCAAGAGCTCAGTGCGTCAAAGGGTTTGGGCCCGCCGAACTACCTCGTGACCTCAACGGGGCCCGACCACGACAAGCTGTTCACGGCGACCGTCGTGGTGGGGGAGACCGAATACGGCACCGGTGTGGGCCGCTCCAAGAAGGAAGCCGAACAGAAGGCCGCAGCCCAGGCATGGCAGGCCATCAAGGGCCAACAACCGGATGCCTGA
- a CDS encoding YceD family protein produces MATSRSARMRPNSRLPLVFDISRLGRRPGSMLEVRETVSSPSRIGLDLIAIERGADVNLHLRLESVSEGVLVTGTLHAPTRGECSRCLTPFTGDVEISLTELFAYPDSATESTTEEDEVGHVIDQTIDLEQSIVDAVGLALPFTPVCTEDCPGLCTRCGVPLSSAEPGHHHDEIDPRFAKLKNMFPAADEGNNPGRGAGAS; encoded by the coding sequence ATGGCGACGTCACGCAGTGCCCGAATGAGGCCCAACTCGCGGTTGCCGCTGGTGTTCGATATCTCCCGGCTGGGACGGCGTCCCGGCTCCATGCTGGAGGTGCGCGAGACTGTGTCGAGCCCGTCCCGAATCGGGTTGGACCTGATCGCGATCGAACGCGGTGCGGATGTGAATCTGCATCTGCGTCTGGAATCGGTGTCCGAGGGAGTGCTGGTCACCGGCACGCTGCACGCGCCGACCCGCGGTGAATGCTCCCGGTGCCTGACGCCGTTCACCGGTGACGTCGAAATCTCGTTGACCGAACTGTTCGCCTATCCCGACAGCGCAACGGAATCCACGACCGAGGAGGACGAGGTCGGTCACGTCATCGACCAGACCATCGACCTCGAACAGTCGATCGTCGATGCGGTCGGCCTGGCCCTGCCGTTTACTCCGGTGTGCACCGAGGACTGCCCGGGGCTGTGCACGAGGTGCGGTGTCCCGTTGTCGAGTGCCGAACCGGGCCACCACCACGACGAGATCGACCCGCGTTTTGCCAAGCTGAAGAACATGTTTCCCGCCGCAGACGAGGGGAACAACCCCGGGCGGGGGGCCGGCGCTTCGTGA
- the sepIVA gene encoding cell division protein SepIVA yields the protein MYRVFEALDELSAIVEEARGVPMTAGCVVPRGDVLELIDDIKDAIPGELDDAQDVLDARDSLLREAKEHSDSMVSNSAAEADSLLSHARAEADRLLADAKSQADRMVGEARQHSERTVLEAREESSRLAATSKREYEAATSRAKAEADRLVESGNISYEKAVQEGIKEQQRLVSETEVVQAAHAEATRLIDTAHAEADRLRGECDIYVDNKLAQFEDYLNGTLRSVSRGRHQLRTAAGTHDYVQR from the coding sequence GTGTACCGAGTTTTTGAAGCGCTCGATGAGTTGAGCGCGATTGTCGAAGAGGCCCGCGGCGTTCCGATGACGGCTGGTTGCGTGGTCCCGCGCGGTGACGTGCTGGAGCTCATCGACGACATCAAGGACGCCATCCCCGGCGAGCTCGACGACGCCCAGGATGTGCTGGACGCCCGCGATTCACTGCTGCGCGAGGCCAAAGAGCATTCCGATTCGATGGTGTCGAACTCCGCCGCCGAGGCAGACTCACTGCTGAGCCATGCCCGCGCGGAGGCCGACCGGCTGCTGGCGGATGCCAAATCGCAGGCCGACCGCATGGTCGGCGAGGCCCGCCAGCACAGCGAGCGCACCGTTCTCGAGGCCCGCGAGGAGTCGAGCCGTCTGGCGGCGACCTCCAAGCGTGAGTACGAGGCGGCCACCAGCAGGGCGAAGGCCGAGGCCGACCGGCTGGTGGAGAGCGGCAACATTTCCTATGAGAAGGCTGTTCAGGAAGGCATCAAGGAGCAGCAGCGGCTGGTCTCCGAAACCGAGGTCGTGCAGGCGGCGCACGCCGAAGCGACCCGGTTGATCGACACCGCACACGCCGAAGCCGACCGCCTGCGCGGTGAGTGCGATATCTACGTCGACAACAAACTCGCCCAGTTCGAGGACTACCTCAACGGCACTCTGCGTTCCGTCAGCAGGGGTCGTCACCAGCTGCGGACCGCCGCCGGGACCCACGACTACGTGCAGCGCTGA
- the coaD gene encoding pantetheine-phosphate adenylyltransferase, translating into MSGAVCPGSFDPVTLGHIDVFERVAAQFDEVIVAVLINPKKSGMFDIDERIAMIDEATTHLPNLRAESGQGLVVDFVKDRGFTAIVKGLRTGTDFEYELQMAQMNKHVAGVDTFFVATTPQYSFVSSSLAKEVAAFGGDVSALLPESVNRRLQAKLSISSNASTT; encoded by the coding sequence ATGAGTGGCGCGGTATGTCCGGGATCGTTCGATCCGGTGACGTTGGGCCATATCGACGTGTTCGAGCGCGTGGCCGCGCAATTCGACGAAGTGATCGTCGCCGTCCTGATCAATCCCAAGAAGTCAGGGATGTTCGATATCGATGAGCGGATCGCGATGATCGACGAGGCCACCACCCACCTGCCGAACCTGCGAGCCGAGTCGGGGCAGGGGCTGGTCGTCGACTTTGTGAAAGACCGCGGGTTCACCGCGATCGTCAAGGGTCTGCGCACGGGCACCGATTTCGAGTACGAGCTGCAGATGGCCCAGATGAACAAGCACGTCGCCGGGGTGGACACCTTCTTCGTGGCCACCACGCCGCAGTATTCTTTCGTCTCCTCATCGCTGGCCAAAGAGGTGGCGGCCTTCGGCGGTGACGTCTCGGCGCTGCTGCCGGAGTCGGTTAACCGCCGACTGCAGGCCAAGCTGTCGATTTCCTCAAACGCCAGCACAACCTGA
- the rsmD gene encoding 16S rRNA (guanine(966)-N(2))-methyltransferase RsmD, whose protein sequence is MTRIVGGAAGGRRLEVPPRGTRPTTDRVREALFNVLAARRDFDGLRVLDLYAGSGALGLEALSRGAASALFVESDSRAAAVIKRNIDTLGLAGAMVRRGAVATVLAAGADKPVDLVLADPPYEVSTAEIEMLLDSLGRNGWLRPECVVVVERPAFAAELTWPAGWTAWPVRRYGDTRVELAGC, encoded by the coding sequence CTGACGAGGATCGTCGGGGGCGCTGCCGGTGGTCGGCGTCTCGAGGTGCCGCCGCGCGGAACGCGGCCGACCACGGATCGGGTGCGTGAGGCGTTGTTCAATGTCCTTGCCGCACGTCGGGATTTCGACGGACTGCGGGTGCTGGACCTCTACGCCGGCTCCGGTGCGCTTGGCCTGGAAGCGCTGTCCCGCGGTGCGGCCTCGGCGCTGTTCGTCGAAAGTGATTCGCGCGCAGCGGCGGTCATCAAACGCAATATCGACACCCTTGGGCTGGCCGGTGCGATGGTGCGCCGCGGTGCGGTCGCCACCGTTTTGGCGGCGGGGGCTGACAAGCCGGTCGATCTGGTCCTCGCCGACCCGCCGTATGAGGTGTCGACCGCCGAGATTGAAATGCTGCTGGACAGTCTGGGGCGCAACGGCTGGCTGCGCCCCGAATGCGTCGTGGTGGTGGAGCGGCCGGCCTTCGCGGCTGAACTCACCTGGCCGGCCGGCTGGACGGCGTGGCCGGTGCGCCGCTACGGAGACACCCGGGTTGAATTGGCGGGCTGCTAG
- a CDS encoding pyruvate carboxylase, producing MISKVLVANRGEIAIRAFRAAYEMGIGTVAIYPYEDRNSLHRLKADESYQIGDIGHPVRAYLSVDEIVATAQAAGADAIYPGYGFLSENPELAAACTAAGITFIGPDAAILELTGNKARAIAAAREAGLPVLASSEPSSSVEELVEAATSMHFPVFVKAVAGGGGRGMRRVSEPAALAESIEAASREAESAFGDPTVFLEQAVVNPRHIEVQILADTHGNVIHLYERDCSVQRRHQKVIELAPAPNLDPALREQICADAVAFAGQIGYTCAGTVEFLLDERGRHVFIEMNPRIQVEHTVTEEITDVDLVSAQLRIASGEALADLGLSQEAIQPHGAALQCRITTEDPANGFRPDTGRITTYRSPGGAGIRLDGGTSLGAEVAAHFDSMLVKLTCRGRDFPTAVARARRAVAEFRIRGVSTNIPFLQAVLDDPDFQSGRVTTSFIDERPQLLTSRASADRGTKMLKYLAEVTVNSPYRDRDRVYPQDKLPDIDITTTPPPGSKQRLVELGPQGFARWLRDSPSVGVTDTTFRDAHQSLLATRVRSSGLLKVAPYIARMTPELLSIECWGGATYDVALRFLKEDPWERLASLREAIPNICLQMLLRGRNTVGYTPYPEAVTHAFVEEAAATGIDIFRIFDALNNVESMRPAIDAVRQTGSAVAEVAMSYTGDLTNPGETLYTLDYWLRLAEQIVDAGAHVLAIKDMAGLLRPPAAATLVSALRSRFDLPVHVHTHDTPGGQLATYTAAWHAGASAVDGAAAPLSGTTSQPPLSAIVAAASHTPFDTGLNLGAVCDLEPYWELLRRVYAPFEAGLPAPTGRVYHHEIPGGQLSNLRTQAIALGLGERFEDIEDAYAGADRILGRLVKVTPSSKVVGDLALALVGAGITAEEFAEDPARQDIPDSVIGFLRGELGDPPGGWPEPLRSKALEGRGAAKPEQPLSIEDEKILGEPGPLRQATLNRLLFPGPTKEFEAHRDEYGDTSGLSANQFWSGLRHGDEHRIELERGVELIVGLEAISDPDERGMRTVMCIINGQLRPVLVRDNSIAETVPTAEKADRANPDHVAAPFAGVVTVGVAVGDQVEAGQTIATIEAMKMEAAITAPKTGAVNRVAVSSTAQVEGGDLLVVIGSAGRSGATGGTT from the coding sequence GTGATTTCGAAAGTCCTTGTCGCCAACCGCGGTGAGATCGCGATTCGCGCCTTCCGCGCCGCCTACGAGATGGGCATTGGCACGGTGGCGATCTATCCCTACGAGGACCGGAACTCGCTGCATCGGCTGAAAGCCGACGAGTCGTACCAGATCGGCGACATCGGGCATCCGGTGCGGGCCTATCTGTCGGTCGACGAGATCGTTGCCACCGCGCAAGCCGCCGGCGCTGACGCGATCTATCCGGGTTATGGCTTCCTGTCGGAGAATCCCGAACTCGCGGCGGCCTGCACGGCTGCGGGCATCACGTTCATCGGACCCGACGCCGCGATCCTGGAACTGACCGGTAACAAGGCGCGCGCGATCGCGGCCGCCCGCGAGGCCGGCCTGCCAGTGCTCGCCTCGTCGGAACCGTCATCGTCGGTGGAAGAACTGGTCGAAGCCGCCACATCCATGCATTTCCCGGTGTTCGTCAAGGCCGTCGCCGGCGGCGGCGGACGGGGTATGCGCCGAGTGAGCGAGCCCGCCGCGCTCGCCGAATCCATTGAGGCGGCCAGCCGCGAGGCTGAATCCGCGTTCGGTGATCCGACGGTGTTCCTCGAGCAGGCGGTGGTGAATCCGCGCCATATCGAGGTGCAGATCCTGGCCGACACGCACGGCAACGTCATTCACCTCTACGAGCGCGATTGCAGTGTGCAGCGCCGCCACCAGAAGGTCATCGAGTTGGCTCCCGCGCCGAACCTGGATCCCGCTCTGCGGGAACAGATTTGCGCTGACGCCGTCGCGTTCGCCGGTCAGATCGGTTACACCTGCGCGGGCACCGTCGAGTTCCTGCTCGACGAGCGTGGTCGGCACGTGTTCATCGAGATGAATCCCCGGATTCAGGTGGAGCACACCGTGACCGAGGAGATCACCGACGTGGACCTGGTGTCGGCGCAGCTGCGGATCGCCTCGGGGGAGGCGCTGGCCGATCTCGGCCTGAGCCAGGAGGCGATCCAGCCGCACGGCGCCGCATTGCAATGCCGCATCACCACCGAGGACCCGGCCAACGGGTTTCGGCCCGACACCGGCCGGATCACCACCTACCGCTCGCCGGGTGGCGCGGGAATCCGGCTCGACGGTGGGACGTCCCTGGGCGCCGAGGTTGCTGCCCATTTCGATTCGATGCTTGTCAAGCTCACCTGCCGCGGCCGGGACTTTCCCACCGCCGTGGCGCGGGCCCGGCGCGCGGTCGCCGAATTCCGCATCCGCGGCGTGTCGACGAATATCCCGTTCCTGCAAGCGGTTCTGGACGATCCGGATTTCCAGTCCGGCCGCGTCACCACCTCGTTCATCGATGAGCGCCCGCAGCTGCTAACGTCGCGCGCGTCGGCCGACCGCGGAACCAAGATGCTGAAGTACCTGGCGGAGGTGACGGTGAACTCGCCCTACCGCGACCGTGACCGGGTGTACCCGCAGGACAAGCTGCCCGACATCGACATAACGACCACGCCGCCGCCGGGAAGCAAGCAGCGCCTGGTCGAACTGGGTCCGCAGGGATTCGCCAGGTGGCTCAGGGACTCTCCGAGTGTCGGTGTCACCGATACGACGTTCAGGGATGCACATCAGTCTTTGCTCGCGACTCGGGTGCGTTCATCGGGGCTGCTGAAAGTCGCGCCCTACATCGCCAGGATGACGCCAGAGCTGCTGTCGATCGAATGCTGGGGCGGCGCGACTTACGATGTGGCACTTCGGTTCCTGAAGGAAGACCCGTGGGAGCGGCTGGCTTCGCTGCGTGAGGCGATCCCCAACATCTGTTTGCAGATGCTGTTGCGCGGCCGCAACACCGTGGGCTACACGCCGTATCCGGAGGCGGTGACTCACGCGTTCGTAGAGGAAGCGGCGGCCACTGGAATCGATATCTTCCGCATCTTCGATGCGCTGAACAATGTCGAGTCGATGCGGCCCGCCATCGATGCGGTGCGCCAAACCGGTTCGGCGGTAGCCGAAGTCGCCATGAGCTATACCGGCGATCTGACCAACCCCGGCGAGACGCTCTACACGCTGGACTACTGGCTGCGGTTGGCCGAGCAGATCGTCGACGCCGGCGCACACGTGCTCGCGATCAAGGATATGGCCGGCCTGTTGCGCCCGCCGGCGGCCGCCACTCTGGTGTCGGCGCTGCGCAGTCGCTTCGATCTGCCGGTGCATGTGCATACCCACGACACCCCCGGCGGTCAGCTGGCCACCTACACCGCGGCGTGGCATGCGGGTGCGAGCGCAGTCGACGGGGCGGCAGCGCCGCTGTCGGGCACCACAAGTCAACCGCCGCTGTCGGCGATCGTCGCGGCCGCGTCGCACACCCCGTTCGACACCGGTCTGAACCTGGGCGCGGTCTGCGATCTCGAGCCGTACTGGGAACTGTTGCGGCGGGTGTACGCCCCGTTCGAGGCAGGCCTGCCCGCTCCTACGGGGCGCGTCTACCACCACGAGATCCCTGGCGGCCAGTTGAGCAACCTGCGCACGCAGGCGATTGCGCTCGGGCTGGGGGAGCGGTTCGAGGACATCGAGGACGCCTACGCCGGAGCCGACCGGATCCTCGGGCGGCTGGTCAAGGTCACCCCGTCGAGCAAGGTCGTCGGAGACCTGGCGCTGGCACTGGTCGGTGCGGGGATCACCGCCGAAGAGTTCGCCGAAGACCCTGCACGCCAGGACATCCCGGATTCGGTGATCGGCTTCTTACGCGGAGAGCTAGGCGATCCGCCCGGCGGCTGGCCGGAACCCCTGCGTAGCAAGGCATTGGAAGGCCGCGGCGCTGCCAAACCTGAACAGCCGCTGTCGATCGAGGACGAGAAAATCCTCGGCGAACCCGGCCCGCTGCGCCAGGCAACCCTCAACCGGCTGCTGTTCCCCGGGCCGACCAAGGAATTCGAAGCCCACCGCGACGAGTACGGCGACACATCGGGCCTGTCGGCCAACCAATTCTGGAGCGGTCTCCGCCACGGCGACGAACACCGCATCGAACTCGAGCGCGGCGTCGAGCTCATCGTCGGGCTGGAAGCCATCTCCGATCCCGATGAGCGCGGGATGCGCACGGTCATGTGCATCATCAACGGGCAGCTTCGTCCGGTACTGGTGCGCGACAACAGCATTGCCGAAACCGTGCCGACCGCAGAAAAAGCCGACCGCGCCAATCCCGATCACGTCGCCGCCCCGTTCGCCGGGGTGGTCACCGTCGGTGTCGCCGTCGGCGACCAGGTCGAGGCGGGCCAGACCATCGCCACCATCGAGGCGATGAAGATGGAAGCTGCGATCACCGCACCCAAGACGGGCGCCGTCAACCGCGTCGCCGTGTCCAGCACCGCCCAGGTTGAAGGCGGCGACCTCCTGGTCGTGATCGGTTCGGCGGGCAGGAGCGGAGCGACCGGGGGAACAACCTGA
- a CDS encoding vitamin K epoxide reductase family protein, with protein MSVATPAPVEPTESAPSGAAPSGVAVRATSAWWVLIAGVVGLISSVTLTVEKIEILVNPAYVPSCSINPVLSCGSVMITKQASAFGFPNPLIGIAGFTVVVVTGVLAVSKVRLPRWYWLGLTAGTALAVVFIHWLIFQTLYRIGALCPYCMVVWSVTVPLLVVVSSIALRPLAGNALARVLYTWRWSLVALWFTAVMLLILARFWNYWSTLI; from the coding sequence ATGAGTGTGGCGACCCCGGCACCGGTGGAACCGACGGAATCCGCCCCGTCGGGTGCCGCGCCGAGCGGAGTCGCAGTGCGCGCGACTAGCGCATGGTGGGTGTTGATCGCCGGCGTTGTCGGATTGATCTCCTCGGTCACCCTGACGGTCGAGAAAATCGAGATTCTGGTCAACCCGGCCTACGTGCCGAGCTGCAGCATCAACCCGGTGCTGTCGTGCGGGTCAGTGATGATCACCAAGCAGGCCTCCGCATTCGGCTTCCCCAACCCGCTGATCGGTATCGCCGGTTTCACCGTCGTGGTGGTCACCGGCGTGCTCGCCGTCAGCAAGGTGCGCCTACCCCGGTGGTACTGGCTGGGTCTGACGGCCGGTACGGCGCTGGCCGTCGTGTTCATCCACTGGCTGATCTTCCAGACGCTGTACCGCATCGGCGCGCTGTGCCCGTATTGCATGGTGGTGTGGTCGGTCACCGTTCCGCTTCTGGTCGTGGTGTCCTCGATCGCGTTGCGCCCACTCGCGGGCAATGCGCTCGCCAGGGTGCTCTACACCTGGCGATGGTCGTTGGTGGCGCTGTGGTTCACCGCGGTGATGCTGCTGATCCTGGCCCGGTTCTGGAACTACTGGTCAACGCTCATCTAG
- a CDS encoding DsbA family protein produces the protein MATNKKSAPRYDLKAQDRKRNLFIQLGLTAIVVIFAVGLVLYIVMGHDKNKGNGNAQAVRIASSSVIKKDGTDEPKAVLSLYEDFQCPHCREFEKTFGPTITKLVDSGAMATDYYMVAILNSSFNKNYSTRAANAAYCVADENKDAFLRFHGALFAQQPEEGSDSAPANNALIETARQAGAAGSVPQCINSGKHSDMVEGLAKATKIQATPTIRLNGQDISPASPEDLVAKVKAIVGNVPGLDSAVPPTPGAPAAPAPTPAAPAPAAPATPTP, from the coding sequence GTGGCCACCAATAAGAAAAGTGCCCCCCGCTACGACCTGAAAGCTCAGGATCGCAAGCGCAACCTCTTCATCCAGCTTGGGTTGACCGCGATTGTCGTGATCTTCGCGGTCGGCCTGGTCCTCTATATCGTGATGGGCCACGACAAGAACAAGGGCAACGGCAACGCACAGGCCGTCCGGATCGCGTCCAGCTCCGTGATCAAGAAGGACGGCACCGACGAGCCCAAGGCCGTCCTGTCGCTCTACGAAGACTTCCAGTGCCCGCACTGCCGCGAGTTCGAGAAGACGTTCGGCCCGACCATCACCAAGCTGGTCGACAGCGGCGCGATGGCCACCGACTACTACATGGTCGCGATCCTCAATTCGTCGTTCAACAAGAACTACTCGACGCGCGCCGCCAACGCGGCCTACTGCGTCGCCGACGAGAACAAGGACGCCTTCCTGCGCTTCCACGGCGCGCTGTTCGCCCAACAGCCCGAGGAGGGCTCAGACAGTGCGCCGGCCAACAACGCGTTGATCGAGACCGCCCGTCAGGCCGGTGCGGCCGGCAGCGTCCCGCAGTGCATCAACTCCGGTAAGCACAGCGACATGGTTGAGGGACTCGCCAAGGCCACCAAGATCCAGGCGACACCGACGATCCGGCTCAACGGCCAGGACATCAGCCCCGCATCGCCCGAGGATCTGGTAGCCAAGGTCAAGGCGATCGTGGGCAACGTGCCCGGACTGGATTCCGCGGTGCCCCCGACGCCCGGCGCCCCGGCCGCTCCCGCCCCGACACCCGCGGCACCGGCTCCCGCGGCTCCGGCGACACCGACACCATGA
- a CDS encoding alpha/beta hydrolase: MPESRFSQRARAVSARAGVTMIPRLPTALKRLMSGGRAITIDGNTLDPSIQLMLVAQRAVGISSLAIDGDPVATRKQNREATASLDEADVHVAGIEPVAIPGPAGTIAARHYSPIGGDPAPLLVFFHGGGFVFGDLETHDTACRLICRDAGVHVLAVDYRLAPEHKAPAASEDCYAAYLWALEHVVELGADPDRIAVGGDSAGGCLAALVTRQARDAGVPQPVLQWLIYPVTDLRGNTTSRTLFGDGFLLTKRNMDWFESAYVEGSGLEVADPRVSPLVADDVAGLSPALVITAGFDPLRDEGEQYADKLRAAGVTVDARRMGPMTHAFLNLNALGGQVRQCNAEMISALRAHLARS, from the coding sequence ATGCCAGAAAGCCGGTTTTCCCAGCGCGCGCGGGCCGTGAGTGCCCGAGCCGGAGTCACGATGATTCCTCGACTCCCGACTGCTCTGAAGCGTCTGATGTCGGGCGGTCGGGCGATCACGATCGACGGAAACACCCTCGATCCCTCGATCCAGCTGATGCTGGTCGCGCAGCGCGCGGTCGGCATCAGCAGCCTGGCGATCGACGGCGATCCGGTCGCCACCCGCAAGCAGAACCGGGAAGCGACGGCCAGTCTGGACGAGGCCGACGTCCACGTCGCCGGCATCGAACCCGTCGCCATCCCCGGCCCGGCCGGGACCATCGCGGCCCGACACTACAGCCCGATCGGCGGCGATCCCGCACCGCTGCTGGTCTTCTTCCACGGCGGCGGCTTCGTCTTCGGCGACCTGGAAACCCACGACACCGCGTGCCGGCTGATCTGCCGCGATGCCGGGGTTCACGTGCTGGCCGTCGACTACCGGCTGGCACCCGAACACAAGGCGCCCGCCGCTTCTGAGGACTGCTACGCCGCCTATCTGTGGGCCCTCGAACACGTTGTGGAGCTGGGCGCCGACCCCGACCGGATCGCGGTCGGCGGTGACAGCGCCGGTGGCTGCCTGGCCGCCCTGGTGACCCGGCAGGCCCGCGATGCGGGCGTCCCGCAGCCCGTTCTGCAATGGCTGATCTACCCGGTCACCGACCTGCGCGGCAACACCACATCGCGCACCCTGTTCGGCGATGGGTTTCTGCTGACCAAGCGCAATATGGACTGGTTCGAGTCCGCCTACGTCGAGGGATCGGGTCTCGAGGTCGCTGACCCGCGGGTCTCGCCGCTGGTGGCCGACGACGTGGCCGGACTATCTCCGGCGTTGGTGATCACCGCCGGGTTCGACCCGTTGCGTGACGAGGGCGAGCAGTATGCGGACAAGTTGCGGGCGGCCGGTGTGACCGTCGATGCCCGCCGGATGGGCCCGATGACCCACGCGTTCCTGAACCTGAATGCACTGGGCGGGCAGGTCAGGCAGTGCAATGCCGAGATGATCTCGGCATTGCGGGCCCACCTCGCCCGCAGCTGA